Proteins encoded within one genomic window of Arachis ipaensis cultivar K30076 chromosome B08, Araip1.1, whole genome shotgun sequence:
- the LOC107614013 gene encoding transcription factor MYB33, whose product MRRLNNQNEDEVLANDQTGLQLNDESKGGHAGVVLKKGPWTTSEDAMLVDYVNKHGEGNWNAVQKYSGLLRCGKSCRLRWANHLRPNLKKGAFTAEEERLIAELHAKMGNKWARMAAHLPGRTDNEIKNYWNTRIKRRQRAGLPLYPPELCVQAVQENQHGRSSGGIDGGNNMHHDFVHKNYEIHSAIFDSWNGSQGILPYPPELPDISAYTGMLKGFDSSKYCKFEQITSPNHKRLRESTTPFIGSGGMNTNWFYPFDQIQDNTPDKIAQSFGMQSPFDLGPSPHSSICYSHSLSNGNSSTSKPAYEAVKFELPSLQYPETDVGSWSTSPPPPLLESVDDFIQSPLPVSALESDCSSPQNSGLLDALLYQARTLSNSKNHYSDKSSNSSTATPCDRALSSTLNKYETDWEDYTDTISPFGATSILNECTVASASANSLDEHPTVRSFNDNIVKTENVDQVWSPNSENQGMSAIKITRPDVLLASDWLQQGSGHDMRQGSMADDIPALREDDLATDSKHTSSGTSLLSQVCGFGSCGRSVMPAFCQGSDRG is encoded by the exons ATGAGAAGACTGAATAATCAGAATGAAGATGAAGTTCTTGCCAATGATCAGACAGGGTTACAGTTGAATGATGAGAGTAAGGGAGGACATGCTGGTGTTGTTCTGAAGAAAGGGCCGTGGACAACTTCTGAAGATGCTATGTTGGTCGATTATGTTAATAAGCATGGAGAGGGAAACTGGAATGCTGTTCAGAAGTACTCAGGTCTATTACGTTGTGGAAAAAGTTGTCGATTGCGTTGGGCTAATCATCTGAGACCAAATTTAAAGAAAGGAGCATTTACCGCAGAAGAGGAGAGGTTGATTGCTGAACTTCACGCTAAAATGGGAAACAAATGGGCACGCATGGCTGCACAT TTGCCTGGTCGCACAGATAATGAAATAAAGAACTACTGGAACACCCGTATCAAGAGGCGTCAACGTGCTGGCTTGCCACTTTATCCTCCTGAACTGTGCGTGCAAGCAGTGCAAGAGAATCAACATGGCCGAAGCTCTGGTGGTATTGATGGTGGCAATAATATGCATCATGATTTTGTTCACAAAAATTATGAGATACACAGTGCAATATTTGACAGTTGGAATGGTAGTCAGGGAATCCTACCATATCCACCTGAGCTTCCTGATATTTCTGCTTACACCGGTATGCTGAAAGGTTTTGACTCTTCCAAGTATTGTAAGTTTGAACAAATAACATCACCTAACCACAAGCGTCTCCGTGAGTCAACAACACCTTTTATTGGATCTGGTGGTATGAACACAAATTGGTTTTATCCATTTGATCAAATTCAGGATAACACGCCTGACAAGATTGCACAATCATTTGGCATGCAATCTCCCTTTGATCTCGGACCCTCTCCACACAGCTCCATTTGTTACAGTCATTCACTTTCGAATGGCAATTCCTCTACTTCTAAGCCGGCTTATGAGGCTGTGAAGTTTGAGCTCCCTTCACTCCAATATCCAGAAACTGATGTAGGTAGCTGGAGTACATCTCCACCACCTCCTTTACTTGAGTCAGTTGATGATTTCATTCAATCTCCTTTGCCAGTTAGTGCACTGGAGTCAGATTGTTCTTCCCCACAAAATAGTGGCCTGCTGGATGCTTTACTTTATCAGGCTAGGACTCTGAGCAATTCAAAGAACCATTATTCTGACAAGAGTTCAAATTCATCTACCGCAACTCCTTGTGACAGAGCACTCAGCTCCACTCTGAACAAGTATGAGACAGACTGGGAAGACTACACTGACACTATATCACCATTCGGTGCAACTTCAATATTGAATGAGTGCACTGTTGCTAGTGCCAGTGCAAATTCATTGGATGAACACCCAACAGTTCGTTCCTTTAATG ACAACATTGTGAAAACAGAGAATGTTGATCAGGTTTGGTCCCCGAACAGTGAAAATCAAGGCATGTCTGCGATCAAAATTACCCGGCCAGATGTTTTGCTTGCTTCGGATTGGCTTCAGCAGGGTTCGGGGCACGACATGAGGCAAGGCAGCATGGCTGATGATATACCTGCCCTTCGCGAAGATGATTTAGCCACTGACTCCAAGCATACAAGCTCTGGAACTTCTCTGTTGAGTCAGGTATGTGGGTTTGGTTCTTGCGGAAGGAGCGTCATGCCTGCTTTCTGTCAAGGTTCCGATCGTGGTTAA
- the LOC107614046 gene encoding SAC3 family protein C, giving the protein MEARRSRNQHQNLSSSSSSTSYTQKKPSNVTRHQSKFSSSARSHSNAARVPFNNAQEDATDADPQSFPDFNPLVGTCPYMCPERERIQRENLRDLAVFERLHGNPAKSSPSLAVKKFCRTISTKYIQPFDVRPLNVLEDTLNYLMSLLESKEHPFEVVHDFISDRTRSIRQDLTMQNIINKKAIYMYEQMVKFHVISHHKLRHSMSDPNIASMHHLNLEQLTKTLASLFNLYEANRNSTYVHENEAEFCSLHVLLHLDSSSKPTVEPLSLWFCCVPALVLKSKEMQFARRILRSFRLGNYKEFFWTTASQASYLQYCVMEPYINEVRALAISCINFGGYKLHPYPLFNLSKLLMIEESDLESFCNSCGLKTCTDESGNKLLPTKQTTFSHPKGGFQHYSFLGLQEYESKF; this is encoded by the exons ATGGAAGCTCGTCGATCAAGGAACCAACACCAgaatctttcttcttcttcttcttctacctcctACACGCAGAAAAAGCCTTCCAATGTGACACGTCATCAATCCAAATTTTCATCTTCTGCTCGCTCTCATTCCAACGCTGCTAGGGTCCCCTTCAATAACGCGCAGGAAGACGCTACTGATGCTGATCCTCAATCCTTTCCCGATTTTAACCCTTTAGTCGGAACCTGTCCGTACATGTGCCcag AACGAGAGAGGATCCAGCGTGAAAACCTCCGTGATTTGGCAGTCTTTGAGAGGCTACATGGAAATCCTGCAAAATCATCTCCATCCCTTGCCGTGAAAAAG TTTTGCAGAACTATATCGACCAAATATATCCAACCATTTGATGTGCGGCCTCTAAATGTATTGGAAGATACTTTAAATTATCTTATGAGCTTGCTGGAATCTAAAGAGCATCCTTTTGAAGTGGTTCACGACTTTATCTCTGATAGGACAAGGTCCATACGTCAAGATCTTACCATGCAAAATATCATTAACAAGAAAGCAATTTATATGTATGAGCAAATG GTGAAATTTCATGTTATATCACACCACAAGCTTCGGCATTCTATGAGTGATCCAAACATTGCATCAATGCATCATCTCAACTTGGAACAGCTCACAAAGACATTGGCATCCTTGTTCAATCTGTATGAAGCAAATCGAAATTCAACTTATGTGCATGAGAATGAAGCTGAGTTCTGTTCATTACATGTGCTTCTTCATCTTGACTCTTCTAGCAAACCAACG GTTGAACCACTTTCTTTGTGGTTTTGCTGTGTACCAGCCCTAGTACTGAAGTCAAAAGAAATGCAATTTGCCAGGAGAATCTTAAG GTCTTTCCGCCTTGGTAATTATAAGGAATTTTTTTGGACCACAGCATCTCAGGCATCATACCTTCAGTACTGCGTTATGGAGCCTTATATCAATGAA GTTCGTGCACTAGCTATATCATGCATAAATTTTGGGGGCTACAAGCTTCATCCATATCctctgttcaacctttcaaaactCTTGATGATAGAG GAATCAGATTTGGAATCCTTTTGTAATTCATGTGGTCTCAAGACTTGCACAGATGAATCTGGAAATAAGTTACTTCCCACAAAGCAAACTACCTTTAGTCATCCCAAAGGGGGGTTCCAGCACTATAGTTTCTTGGGCTTGCAGGAATATGAAAGTAAGTTTTAG
- the LOC107611615 gene encoding uncharacterized protein LOC107611615 codes for MSEASAGMHCYESEELDSVASDDEDSEQVAFPQANPDAPVREVRLELGMEFENLDHFKKAVRKFNINLGRSIFFLRVDSTRCKAICYDESCPWQIYCAKRSFPLSFQVKTFVNEHTCSRVNKNKSADGKWVVQELEDKILDHPDLTQRQAQDFFKKEYDVIVNERKIYRAMVKAKQLIEGSEIAQYAVLRDYANEIMRTNPGSTVRISTDYVEGTGHKFKRIYICLEGCKKDFSVGYRPFIGLDGTFLKGYYPGQLLTAIGHDTNNHIYPIAYAVVECECKDSWK; via the coding sequence ATGTCAGAGGCAAGTGCAGGGATGCATTGTTACGAGTCGGAGGAGCTTGATTCCGTTGCAAGTGATGATGAAGACAGTGAGCAGGTAGCATTTCCTCAAGCGAATCCTGATGCTCCAGTGAGGGAAGTAAGGTTGGAGCTTGGCATGGAGTTTGAAAATCTGGACCATTTCAAGAAGGCAGTTAGGAAGTTCAACATCAACTTAGGGAGAAGCATATTCTTTCTAAGGGTGGATTCAACTAGGTGCAAGGCCATATGTTATGATGAGAGTTGTCCGTGGCAGATATACTGTGCAAAACGGTCGTTTCCATTAAGCTTTCAGGTGAAAACGTTTGTGAATGAACATACCTGCAGTAGAGTTAACAAGAATAAATCTGCAGATGGTAAATGGGTTGTACAGGAGCTTGAGGACAAGATCCTTGATCATCCAGACTTGACTCAAAGGCAGGCACAAGATTTTTTCAAGAAGGAGTATGACGTGATTGTGAACGAGAGGAAGATATACAGGGCTATGGTGAAGGCGAAACAACTAATAGAAGGGAGTGAAATAGCTCAGTATGCTGTTCTTAGAGACTATGCTAATGAGATTATGAGGACCAACCCAGGCTCCACTGTGAGGATTAGTACTGATTATGTTGAAGGGACTGGGCACAAATTCAAAAGGATATATATATGCTTGGAAGGGTGTAAAAAGGATTTTTCGGTTGGCTACAGGCCCTTTATAGGGTTAGATGGAACTTTTTTAAAGGGATACTACCCTGGGCAGTTGTTGACTGCAATCGGCCATGATACCAATAACCATATCTATCCGATAGCATATGCTGTTGTGGAGTGCGAATGCAAGGATAGCTGGAAATGA